One part of the Humulus lupulus chromosome 9, drHumLupu1.1, whole genome shotgun sequence genome encodes these proteins:
- the LOC133801665 gene encoding putative lipase YDR444W, whose product MASAPLIHARYCYSPIIGRNRRNGSLGSSPSPSSSSSSSSSSSSAACSSSSSCCSSSSLGFFSSSGTSNNWRNQGLRAHAMSTITQGDFGSSRGITNSKDQPDHLLVLVHGILASPSDWTYVQAELKKRLGRKFLIYASSSNTYAKTFTGIDGAGKRLADEVMQVVQRTESLKRISFLAHSLGGLFARSAIAVLYSPNSLVPNSQTAYSSKRGMIAGLEPINFITLATPHLGVRGKRQLPFLLGVPLLEKLAAPIAPILAGLTGSQLFLTDGKPDKPPLLLRMASDCEDGKFISALGAFRSRILYANVSYDHMVGWRTSSIRREGEIVKPPRRSLDGYKHVVDVDYCPPISSDGPHFPPEAAKAKEAAQKEPSTKNTVEYHEIMEEEMIHGLQQLGWKRVDVSFHSAMWPFFAHNNIHVKNEWLHNAGVGVVAHVADTLKQEESSQFITASL is encoded by the exons ATGGCTTCGGCTCCACTCATTCACGCGCGTTATTGTTACTCGCCGATAATCGGTCGAAATCGAAGAAATGGCTCTTTAGGTTCGTCGCCGTCGCCGTcgtcgtcttcttcttcttcttcctcttcttcgtCGGCGGCTTGTTCGTCGTCTTCGTCTTGTTGTTCCTCGTCGTCTTTGGGCTTCTTCTCCTCCTCTG GGACAAGCAATAATTGGAGAAATCAAGGACTTAGAGCTCACGCTATGTCTACAATAACTCAAGGAGATTTTGGATCGTCCAGGGGTATTACAAATAGTAAAGATCAGCCTGATCATCTCCTTGTCCTTGTTCATGGCATATTGGCTAG CCCAAGTGACTGGACATATGTCCAAGCAGAGTTAAAAAAGCGTCTTGGAAGAAAATTTCTAATCTATG CAAGTTCATCAAATACTTATGCTAAAACTTTTACCGGTATAGATGGAGCTGGGAAACGATTAGCAGATGAA GTCATGCAAGTTGTGCAAAGGacagagagcctcaagaggattTCATTTTTAGCACATTCTCTTGGTGGCTTGTTTGCAAGATCTGCTATTGCTGTTCTTTACTCTCCAAATTCCCTAGTGCCAAATTCACAAACAGCATATTCCTCAAAACGTGGTATGATTGCTGGGCTGGAGCCAATCAATTTTATAACCTTGGCAACTCCCCATCTTGGGGTGAGAGGGAAAAGGCAG CTTCCATTTCTGCTTGGAGTTCCCTTATTAGAAAAACTGGCAGCACCCATTGCTCCTATACTTGCTGGTCTAACTGGTAGTCAGTTGTTCCTTACTGATGGTAAACCTGATAAACCCCCACTTCTGTTAAGAATggcctctgattgtgaagatgGAAAGTTTAT ATCTGCTTTGGGTGCTTTTAGATCTCGCATTCTTTATGCAAATGTATCTTATGATC ACATGGTTGGTTGGCGGACATCATCCATTAGGAGGGAAGGAGAAATTGTCAAG CCGCCTCGCCGATCTTTGGATGGTTATAAGCATGTAGTAGATGTTGACTATTGCCCCCCAATATCCTCCGATGGCCCGCATTTTCCTCCAGAAGCAGCTAAAGCGAAGGAGGCGGCACAGAAAGAGCCTAGCACAAAAAATACCGTAGAATATCACGAAATCATGGAAG AGGAAATGATACATGGTTTACAGCAACTAGGATGGAAAAGAGTTGATGTTAGCTTCCACTCGGCAATGTGGCCCTTCTTTGCCCACAACAACATTCAT GTGAAAAATGAATGGCTTCATAATGCTGGCGTTGGCGTTGTTGCTCATGTTGCGGACACCCTGAAGCAGGAAGAATCGTCCCAATTCATTACGGCGAGCTTGTAG
- the LOC133801666 gene encoding 14-3-3-like protein B — MASTKEREDYVYIAKLAEQAERYDEMVDAMKKVAKLDVELTIEERNLLSVGYKNVIGARRASWRILSSIEQKEEAKGNDQNVKRIKEYRNKVESELSSICSDIMTVIDEHLIPSCTAGESTVFFYKMKGDYYRYLAEFTAAEEKKEAADQSMKAYETASTTAEAELPPTHPIRLGLALNFSVFYYEILNSPERACHLAKQAFDEAISELDTLNEESYKDSTLIMQLLRDNLTLWTSDIPEDGVEEQKVDSSTKLAGNEDAE, encoded by the exons ATGGCTTCCACCAAAGAACGAGAGGACTATGTTTACATCGCCAAACTCGCCGAGCAGGCTGAGCGCTATGATG AAATGGTGGATGCAATGAAGAAGGTAGCGAAGCTAGACGTGGAATTGACGATAGAAGAGCGAAATCTGCTATCGGTTGGGTACAAGAACGTGATCGGTGCGAGAAGGGCCTCGTGGAGGATATTGTCCTCGATCGAGCAGAAGGAAGAAGCCAAAGGGAACGATCAGAATGTTAAGCGTATCAAGGAGTATCGGAACAAGGTCGAGTCTGAGCTTTCCAGTATTTGCAGTGACATCATGACTGTAATCGATGAGCACCTCATTCCGTCTTGCACTGCTGGGGAATCAACTGTTTTCTTCTATAAAAT GAAGGGAGACTATTATCGGTACTTGGCGGAGTTTACGGCGGCCGAGGAGAAGAAAGAGGCTGCCGATCAGTCAATGAAAGCATATGAG ACAGCTTCAACTACAGCAGAGGCCGAACTACCTCCTACTCATCCCATCAGACTGGGTTTGGCCTTGAACTTCTCTGTCTTTTATTATGAGATTCTAAATTCTCCCGAGAG GGCTTGTCACCTTGCCAAGCAAGCTTTTGATGAAGCAATTTCGGAGTTGGATACTTTGAATGAGGAATCTTACAAAGACAGCACATTGATCATGCAGCTCTTGAGGGACAACCTCACGTTGTGGACTTCAGATATTCCAGAGGATGGAG TTGAAGAACAGAAGGTTGACAGTTCCACCAAACTTGCTGGAAATGAAGACGCAGAG TGA
- the LOC133800444 gene encoding DUF724 domain-containing protein 3-like, producing MPFKHKEMVEICKKREGFSADAYYLQATFLSPMPPESSSRRCLVQHHTLLKEDEAAAAAAVATQSKYGCKVGPVEEELVRPIPPRELALPFRSNYAVLQKVDAYDNGAWWVGRVLGENDDGCYYVVRLDIDGFDVSVPFFLLRNHLQWRDGEWFHPPPSRRYVPAD from the coding sequence ATGCCGTTTAAGCACAAAGAAATGGTGGAGATTTGCAAGAAGCGAGAGGGTTTCTCGGCAGACGCGTACTACTTACAAGCAACGTTTCTTTCGCCAATGCCGCCGGAAAGCAGCAGCCGGCGGTGCCTGGTGCAGCACCATACTCTGTTGAAGGAAGACGAAGCAGCAGCAGCGGCGGCGGTGGCGACCCAGTCCAAGTACGGCTGCAAGGTCGGACCGGTCGAGGAGGAGCTCGTCAGGCCCATCCCTCCACGGGAATTGGCGCTACCTTTTCGATCAAACTACGCCGTTTTGCAGAAGGTGGACGCCTACGACAACGGGGCTTGGTGGGTCGGAAGGGTTTTGGGTGAGAACGACGATGGTTGTTACTACGTAGTGCGATTGGACATCGATGGATTTGACGTGTCAGTACCTTTCTTTCTTCTCAGAAATCATCTTCAATGGAGAGACGGTGAATGGTTCCATCCTCCTCCCTCTCGTAGGTACGTACCAGCAGATTaa